A genomic region of uncultured Roseibium sp. contains the following coding sequences:
- the dctP gene encoding TRAP transporter substrate-binding protein DctP → MKSSFFRNGLAAFAALAMTASAVAADKVTLRMSTPASETDQRSVALAEVFAPEVAEFATYEPHYNASLIKQNSELEAIASGDLEMSIASAQELAQYFPEFSIFATGYVHQDADHQVRVFNDPLMEPFKQKVEDELGIKLLAVMYLGRRHVNLRQTKDELTVTTPADLAGVNLRMPGTDAWQFLGKALGANPTPMAFTEVYTALQTGSVDGQDNPLPTVVDAKFFEVTNQIALTSHLVDLNYVAFSKAVWDELTPEQQAKVQAAAEAAAESGRKAQLQKEADLVSYLEEQGLAIYEPDLKAFREHVQSQYVGSEFAASWPDGVLEKINALGN, encoded by the coding sequence ATGAAATCTTCTTTTTTCCGTAATGGCCTGGCCGCATTTGCGGCTTTGGCGATGACTGCGTCCGCAGTGGCGGCCGACAAGGTCACGCTGCGCATGTCGACGCCGGCATCGGAAACCGACCAGCGGTCGGTGGCGCTGGCCGAAGTGTTCGCACCTGAGGTGGCGGAGTTCGCGACATACGAACCGCATTACAACGCCTCGCTGATCAAACAGAACTCGGAGCTTGAGGCCATCGCCTCGGGCGACCTGGAGATGTCGATCGCATCCGCCCAGGAACTGGCGCAGTATTTCCCCGAGTTCTCGATCTTTGCGACTGGTTATGTGCATCAGGACGCCGATCACCAGGTACGTGTCTTCAACGACCCGTTGATGGAGCCCTTCAAGCAGAAGGTCGAAGACGAACTCGGCATCAAACTTCTCGCCGTCATGTATCTCGGCCGCCGCCATGTAAATCTGCGGCAGACCAAGGATGAGTTGACGGTCACGACGCCGGCCGACCTTGCCGGCGTGAACCTGCGCATGCCGGGCACCGATGCCTGGCAGTTCCTTGGCAAGGCTCTGGGTGCAAACCCGACCCCCATGGCTTTCACGGAAGTCTACACCGCCTTGCAGACCGGTTCCGTCGATGGACAGGACAACCCGCTGCCGACCGTTGTCGATGCGAAGTTCTTCGAGGTTACCAACCAGATCGCCCTGACCTCGCATCTGGTGGACCTGAACTACGTGGCGTTTTCAAAGGCTGTTTGGGATGAACTGACCCCCGAACAGCAGGCGAAAGTCCAGGCTGCGGCGGAGGCTGCCGCCGAAAGCGGCCGCAAGGCCCAGCTGCAGAAAGAAGCCGATCTGGTGTCGTATCTGGAGGAACAGGGCCTTGCGATCTACGAGCCGGACCTGAAGGCCTTCCGCGAACACGTGCAATCTCAGTATGTCGGTTCGGAATTCGCGGCCTCCTGGCCCGACGGTGTTCTGGAAAAGATCAACGCACTGGGCAACTGA
- a CDS encoding TRAP transporter small permease subunit, translating into MKQIAAGLKHAAQAAAAAMMAVMFLTFVLQIFIRYSARLEWLPDYLPFLEPTRFGWTLELCLVLWLWLVFWGNAFVVRESDHVRFDILYSRVSRGTRRIFVIFFGLCIALGLAISIEPTWAKFYILRLKKTATLSSLFGDGIRMRDLYVVYMLFLVAVSARYFWIVWQAFRYGVPETAGSDDPRPGE; encoded by the coding sequence ATGAAACAGATTGCAGCAGGTCTGAAACACGCGGCCCAGGCCGCCGCGGCTGCCATGATGGCCGTCATGTTCCTGACTTTCGTCCTACAGATTTTCATCCGCTACTCGGCGCGCCTGGAATGGCTGCCTGACTATCTCCCCTTTCTCGAACCGACACGATTTGGCTGGACGCTGGAGCTTTGCCTGGTCCTGTGGCTCTGGCTGGTTTTCTGGGGCAATGCCTTCGTGGTGCGCGAGAGCGACCATGTGCGTTTCGACATCCTGTACAGCCGGGTCAGCCGCGGGACACGGCGCATCTTCGTAATTTTTTTCGGTCTGTGCATCGCCCTTGGCCTTGCGATCTCGATCGAACCGACCTGGGCCAAGTTCTACATCCTGAGGCTCAAGAAGACCGCAACCCTCTCCTCCCTGTTCGGGGATGGGATCAGGATGCGCGACCTTTACGTGGTCTACATGCTGTTTCTCGTTGCTGTCTCCGCGCGTTACTTCTGGATCGTGTGGCAGGCCTTCCGCTACGGCGTGCCGGAAACGGCCGGCTCCGATGACCCGAGGCCGGGCGAATGA
- a CDS encoding GntR family transcriptional regulator, with amino-acid sequence MNRSARRLRDDAYSSFTEKLLSRDIQPGQIVSQRELVELTGMPLGAIREMIPRLEADGLIRTVPKRGLQVLSIDLELIRNAFQLRRIIESEAFAAFCRNAPDADIERIAGEHRKILKEAEHGVTPDLLSRAQHMDWAFHDFVIDALGNRIISDIHRVNAIKIRLIRNSDTRMLPELVVSVMSEHLVIINALENRDVDKTVEAVHAHVDSAKRRALGV; translated from the coding sequence ATGAACAGGTCCGCACGCCGCCTGCGCGATGACGCTTATTCCAGCTTTACCGAAAAGCTCCTGTCGCGCGATATACAGCCCGGTCAGATCGTCTCCCAGCGGGAACTTGTCGAGCTCACGGGAATGCCCCTTGGCGCAATACGCGAGATGATCCCCCGGCTGGAGGCGGATGGTCTGATCCGCACGGTGCCCAAGCGGGGCCTGCAGGTTCTGAGCATCGATCTGGAACTGATCCGCAATGCCTTCCAGTTGCGCAGGATCATCGAAAGCGAGGCCTTTGCGGCTTTTTGCAGGAATGCGCCCGATGCCGATATCGAACGCATCGCCGGCGAGCACCGCAAAATCCTCAAGGAAGCGGAGCACGGCGTGACGCCGGACTTGCTGTCGCGCGCTCAGCATATGGACTGGGCATTCCACGATTTTGTCATCGATGCCCTCGGCAATCGGATCATTTCCGACATTCACCGGGTCAACGCCATCAAGATACGTCTGATCAGAAACTCCGACACGCGCATGCTGCCGGAACTGGTGGTGTCCGTCATGAGCGAACACCTGGTGATCATCAACGCACTCGAGAATCGCGACGTGGATAAAACGGTTGAAGCTGTGCACGCACATGTGGACAGCGCAAAACGCCGGGCCCTCGGGGTCTGA
- a CDS encoding permease, producing the protein MSQMAAHSALLRFSRHELRLAWRDWAWMFSGWRNTSLRRALIGMSLFYAIMHLIAYAVLSPQLTEGFVLDQTALAMLSVTVVLSFTMMLSQAMESVTRAFYARDDLDLILSSPAPSRDLFLVRIVMMALTSWSMSALVISPFLNVAVALGGERWLAGYAVLLAVSLTATGAGVLITLALFGTIGAQRTRIAAQILAAVVGAAFLIGMQVVAILSFGSMSRFSLFDPAFLAIHAPAAGSAWWFPAHAVAGQSSAVLAFLAASVLIFAVGVWRGSVQFRRIVVSALGITEKTSRGRATERAFRGYAPLGALVHKELKLIARDPWLVSQTLMQVLYLIPPAVMLWVSFGEKTEISVIVAPVVVMAVGQLAGGLAWLTISGEDAPDLIATAPVSAFTRLWAKVLSVLTLVAAVLLPIAVFLALISPWGAAVTFTGAMIAAASAILVQLWFRAQASRSTFRRRQVASKASTLAEAAASISCAAGTALIAAGSPLALFPVLLLLIVLGIARSIRPKRNATS; encoded by the coding sequence ATGAGCCAGATGGCGGCACATTCCGCACTGCTGCGCTTCTCGCGGCATGAATTGCGGCTCGCCTGGCGCGACTGGGCCTGGATGTTCTCAGGCTGGCGCAACACCAGCCTTCGGCGCGCACTGATCGGCATGAGTCTCTTCTACGCGATCATGCATCTGATAGCGTATGCCGTGCTGTCCCCCCAGTTGACCGAAGGGTTCGTGCTCGATCAGACCGCCCTGGCAATGCTGTCGGTCACGGTTGTGCTCAGCTTCACCATGATGCTGTCACAGGCAATGGAGTCGGTGACGCGCGCGTTCTACGCACGCGATGACCTCGACCTGATCCTTTCCTCCCCCGCACCCTCCCGCGATCTGTTTCTCGTGCGCATCGTCATGATGGCTTTGACAAGCTGGAGCATGTCGGCACTGGTCATCTCTCCCTTCCTCAACGTTGCCGTGGCGCTTGGCGGGGAGCGCTGGCTTGCGGGATATGCGGTTCTGCTGGCCGTGTCGCTGACGGCAACCGGGGCCGGCGTCCTGATCACACTCGCGCTGTTCGGAACGATCGGCGCGCAGCGCACGCGCATTGCCGCGCAAATCCTGGCGGCGGTGGTCGGAGCGGCCTTCCTGATCGGCATGCAGGTTGTTGCAATCCTGTCCTTCGGGTCGATGTCCCGTTTCTCGCTGTTCGATCCGGCCTTCCTGGCAATACATGCGCCGGCTGCAGGCTCCGCGTGGTGGTTTCCCGCACACGCGGTCGCCGGGCAGAGCAGTGCCGTTCTTGCGTTCCTTGCCGCATCCGTCCTGATTTTTGCCGTGGGTGTCTGGCGTGGCTCGGTACAGTTTCGACGTATCGTGGTGTCGGCACTCGGTATCACGGAAAAGACTTCGCGCGGACGCGCCACCGAACGTGCGTTTCGCGGTTACGCGCCGCTCGGCGCGCTCGTTCACAAGGAACTCAAGCTGATCGCCCGCGACCCTTGGCTGGTTTCCCAGACGCTGATGCAGGTTCTCTATCTCATCCCGCCAGCCGTGATGCTCTGGGTCAGCTTCGGCGAGAAAACCGAGATTTCCGTGATCGTTGCGCCGGTTGTTGTCATGGCCGTCGGGCAGCTTGCCGGCGGCCTTGCCTGGCTGACCATCTCCGGAGAGGATGCGCCCGACCTGATTGCAACGGCACCCGTCTCCGCGTTTACGCGCCTGTGGGCGAAGGTGCTGTCGGTCCTGACACTTGTTGCTGCGGTCCTGCTGCCGATTGCGGTCTTTCTGGCCCTCATTTCGCCCTGGGGTGCCGCGGTCACTTTCACCGGTGCAATGATCGCGGCTGCAAGCGCGATCCTTGTTCAGCTCTGGTTTCGCGCGCAAGCCAGCCGTTCCACCTTCCGGCGCAGGCAGGTCGCTTCGAAGGCCTCGACGCTTGCGGAGGCCGCAGCGTCCATTTCCTGCGCAGCCGGCACGGCCCTCATCGCGGCGGGAAGCCCGCTGGCGCTTTTTCCGGTCCTCCTGCTCCTGATCGTGCTCGGCATCGCCAGGAGTATCCGGCCGAAGCGCAACGCAACATCCTGA
- a CDS encoding TRAP transporter large permease, whose translation MSVQFLLCLGTLFLLAGMGAPIAYAILISSLVYLFAAGQDIGLAGKVLMDGLYSSFVLLAVPLFIVAANIMNAGTISDRLLQFCIALVGRFRGGLGHVNIVASLIFSGMSGSAVADAAGIGKIIIEMMTKSGHYTRGYAAAITAASATIGPIIPPSIPMVLYALVSNTSIGYLFLGGIVPGLLMGVVLMGLNIWLSHRRNFALEPAVPLAELPRLTVNAFPALLMPAILLYGIYGGVTTPTEAAAVAAFYALILAGLFYRALSLGTLYTILVESARSSAAVGIVIGGALILNYVVASENIPTILAAQLVGLDIHPLAFLVMVNVLLLLLGCVLDATTIILVIIPLFIPTCRELGIDLVHFGVVAVVNCMIGLITPPYGILLFVINAVTRIPLNEIIREIWPFLGVLLAALAALILFPGLVLWLPQAFGYAG comes from the coding sequence ATGAGTGTTCAGTTTCTGCTGTGCCTTGGAACGCTGTTTCTGCTGGCGGGCATGGGCGCGCCGATTGCCTATGCCATCCTGATCTCCTCGCTCGTCTATCTGTTTGCTGCGGGACAGGACATCGGTCTGGCCGGCAAAGTGCTCATGGACGGGCTCTATTCCAGCTTCGTGCTTCTGGCTGTTCCCCTGTTCATCGTCGCTGCAAACATCATGAATGCCGGCACGATCAGCGACCGGCTGCTGCAGTTCTGCATTGCCCTTGTCGGCCGGTTTCGCGGGGGGCTGGGCCACGTGAACATCGTGGCGTCCCTGATCTTTTCCGGAATGTCGGGATCCGCGGTGGCCGACGCAGCCGGGATCGGCAAGATCATCATCGAGATGATGACCAAGAGCGGCCACTACACGCGCGGCTATGCCGCAGCGATCACCGCCGCCTCAGCCACCATCGGGCCGATCATTCCCCCCTCGATCCCGATGGTGCTCTATGCGCTCGTTTCCAACACCTCGATCGGTTACCTGTTCCTGGGCGGAATTGTACCGGGCCTGTTGATGGGGGTCGTCCTGATGGGGCTCAACATCTGGCTGTCACACCGCCGGAATTTCGCACTGGAGCCCGCAGTGCCCCTGGCCGAGCTGCCCCGCCTGACGGTCAACGCCTTCCCGGCCCTCCTCATGCCCGCGATCCTCCTCTACGGTATCTATGGCGGCGTCACGACCCCGACCGAAGCGGCCGCGGTCGCCGCCTTTTATGCCCTTATCCTCGCGGGGCTGTTCTATCGAGCCCTGTCACTTGGCACGCTTTACACGATCCTGGTGGAGAGCGCGCGTTCATCGGCTGCGGTGGGCATCGTGATCGGCGGCGCGCTGATCCTGAATTATGTTGTCGCCTCGGAAAACATTCCGACGATCCTGGCAGCGCAACTGGTCGGTCTCGACATCCACCCCCTGGCTTTCCTGGTCATGGTGAATGTTCTGCTCTTGCTTCTTGGATGCGTTCTGGATGCCACCACGATCATCCTGGTGATCATTCCGCTGTTCATACCGACTTGCCGCGAACTCGGCATCGACCTGGTTCACTTCGGTGTCGTGGCGGTCGTGAACTGCATGATCGGATTGATCACCCCGCCCTATGGCATCCTTCTGTTCGTCATCAACGCGGTCACCCGCATCCCGCTTAACGAAATCATCCGGGAAATCTGGCCTTTTCTGGGCGTGTTGCTGGCAGCGCTGGCCGCGTTGATCCTGTTTCCGGGTCTTGTCCTATGGCTGCCGCAGGCGTTCGGATATGCGGGTTGA
- a CDS encoding dihydrodipicolinate synthase family protein, giving the protein MAQYGILTALLTPFSADGSIDGARLAAHAASVIDRGVAGVTLFGTTGEGASIAASERYEGISALLDTGLSADRIVLGVYGSAAADVAAQIDEGLRAGITRFLVPPPCYFSDAGEDGIFQWFAELLALSAPEAGIILYNIPQVTGVGISCPLTWRLKGAYPERIIAIKDSSGDWANAVRLLESKSLPVLLGDERLLHKGVALGCVGSITGVANLYPERLCNVLASSTEDPMLSQTVDRIVALPVIPALKVLLAESLDDPVWETVRAPLTGLNAEQKSGLLALEGKGMAA; this is encoded by the coding sequence ATGGCACAGTACGGCATCCTGACAGCGCTGCTGACCCCATTTTCAGCCGATGGGTCGATCGACGGCGCGCGGCTCGCGGCTCACGCGGCCTCGGTGATCGACCGGGGCGTTGCCGGCGTCACGCTGTTTGGTACCACCGGCGAAGGTGCTTCGATTGCCGCCAGCGAACGGTACGAGGGAATCAGCGCCCTGCTCGACACGGGCCTTTCTGCCGACCGGATCGTGCTGGGGGTCTACGGATCGGCGGCAGCGGATGTCGCTGCCCAGATCGACGAGGGACTGCGCGCCGGGATCACGCGGTTTCTGGTGCCGCCGCCCTGCTATTTCAGCGATGCCGGGGAAGACGGGATCTTTCAGTGGTTCGCCGAGCTGCTGGCTCTCAGCGCCCCTGAAGCCGGGATCATTCTGTACAACATTCCCCAGGTAACGGGTGTCGGCATTTCATGCCCCCTCACCTGGCGTCTCAAGGGTGCCTATCCCGAACGGATCATCGCCATCAAGGACAGTTCCGGAGACTGGGCCAACGCCGTGCGCCTGCTGGAAAGCAAGTCGCTGCCGGTTTTGCTCGGCGACGAACGCCTGTTGCACAAGGGCGTTGCACTAGGCTGTGTCGGATCGATCACGGGCGTTGCCAATCTCTATCCCGAACGGCTTTGCAACGTGCTCGCCTCATCCACCGAGGATCCGATGCTGTCGCAAACGGTGGATCGTATCGTCGCCCTCCCCGTCATCCCGGCCCTGAAAGTGCTGCTGGCGGAATCCTTGGACGATCCTGTCTGGGAAACCGTGCGCGCGCCCCTGACCGGCTTGAACGCAGAGCAGAAATCCGGACTTCTTGCGCTGGAAGGAAAGGGCATGGCCGCATGA
- a CDS encoding ABC transporter ATP-binding protein, whose amino-acid sequence MPSSSTAALDIFNLHKRFSEPAVNDLSLTVRSGEFYALLGPNGAGKTTTLRMVAGLLEADAGSVSICGIDAFADPVAAKQILAWVPDEPMVYDKLTPLEYLEFVAGLWSMEPDHARFRADTLLDSFGLAPHSNERCGGFSKGMRQKVALAGALIHEPRLIILDEPLTGLDAGSARQVKKVLSGLVATGVSIIMTTHILEVAERMADRIGIIARGQLVAEGTLEELRERASADGNSLEDIFLKIVGGDTEGSAQTLETGRLGEKVA is encoded by the coding sequence ATGCCGTCCTCCAGCACCGCCGCCCTTGATATTTTCAATCTACACAAGCGCTTCAGCGAACCTGCAGTCAACGATCTTTCGCTGACGGTGCGCAGCGGCGAATTCTACGCCTTGCTGGGTCCGAACGGTGCGGGCAAAACCACGACGCTGCGGATGGTCGCAGGTTTGCTCGAGGCTGATGCGGGCTCCGTCAGCATCTGTGGCATCGACGCCTTTGCGGACCCGGTTGCCGCCAAGCAGATCCTGGCCTGGGTTCCCGACGAACCCATGGTCTACGACAAGCTGACACCGCTGGAATATCTGGAATTCGTAGCGGGTCTGTGGAGCATGGAGCCGGACCATGCGCGTTTCAGGGCCGACACGCTACTGGACTCCTTCGGACTTGCCCCCCATTCCAACGAACGCTGCGGCGGCTTCTCGAAGGGCATGCGCCAGAAGGTGGCGCTTGCCGGTGCGCTGATCCACGAGCCGCGCCTGATCATTCTCGACGAACCGCTCACCGGACTTGATGCCGGGTCAGCACGGCAAGTGAAAAAGGTGCTGTCCGGCCTGGTTGCGACAGGCGTGTCGATCATCATGACGACACATATCCTCGAAGTCGCGGAGCGCATGGCGGACCGGATCGGGATCATCGCGCGCGGACAGCTTGTTGCGGAAGGAACGCTGGAAGAGTTGCGCGAGCGGGCAAGCGCCGACGGGAACTCGCTTGAGGACATTTTCCTGAAGATCGTCGGTGGTGACACCGAAGGCAGCGCTCAGACGCTCGAAACGGGCCGCCTTGGCGAGAAAGTGGCATGA
- a CDS encoding PfkB family carbohydrate kinase yields the protein MPTVISAGLITLDAVYDLTAYPAEGSKVRAGSARLVPGGGAMIAATAIARLGGMVRLAGAVGDDQFGRYLRDQMKLRGIDDTLVQTVPGETTSHSAVFVTAGGERTIVNQRPDRLLDGKLTRDVTGFDVVLADTRCVNLAKELFEAAGRQGRPAVLDGEAPLPLDLLPSVSHLALSEQGLAEFAGRSLAGIAAQHDCWACVTRGAADVEVHDGSRFAPPQVTPLDTLGAGDVWHGAFAFALADGNDEPHAVKFANAAAALFVSRIGEERFPTSEEVEAKL from the coding sequence ATGCCGACTGTCATCAGCGCCGGTTTGATAACGTTGGATGCGGTATACGACCTGACGGCCTATCCGGCCGAAGGCAGCAAGGTCAGGGCAGGTTCAGCCCGGCTTGTTCCCGGAGGCGGCGCGATGATTGCCGCCACGGCGATTGCGCGGTTGGGCGGGATGGTCCGGCTTGCCGGTGCCGTGGGTGACGATCAGTTCGGCCGATATCTTCGTGACCAGATGAAACTGCGTGGAATTGATGACACGCTGGTCCAAACCGTCCCGGGTGAGACCACGTCCCATTCGGCGGTGTTTGTCACCGCGGGCGGAGAACGCACCATTGTCAATCAGAGACCGGACCGGTTGCTCGACGGGAAACTGACGCGCGATGTCACCGGCTTTGACGTTGTCCTCGCGGATACTCGGTGCGTCAATCTGGCAAAAGAATTGTTTGAAGCGGCAGGGCGGCAGGGCAGGCCGGCGGTTCTCGACGGAGAGGCGCCGCTGCCGCTTGACCTCCTGCCGTCCGTCAGCCATCTCGCGCTTTCCGAACAGGGGCTGGCTGAATTTGCTGGCAGATCGCTCGCCGGGATCGCCGCACAACATGACTGCTGGGCGTGCGTGACGCGCGGAGCGGCCGATGTTGAGGTGCATGATGGCAGCCGGTTTGCGCCACCGCAGGTGACGCCATTGGATACCCTGGGAGCAGGCGATGTCTGGCACGGTGCCTTCGCCTTTGCGCTGGCAGACGGGAATGATGAACCGCACGCTGTGAAGTTCGCCAACGCGGCGGCTGCGCTGTTCGTCTCGCGCATTGGGGAAGAGCGGTTTCCGACCTCTGAGGAGGTCGAGGCAAAACTCTGA
- a CDS encoding FGGY family carbohydrate kinase, with translation MGIDLGTTSVKAGVFASDGTQLAGFAERYPTRRPAPGICEQDPADWIRLIEGAMEQVRAAGLAGSVRCAALTSQVNTHVFIDRDGHPLRPAILWQDTRATEEARELNSRMSDAEKIAILGAPIPIDASHALARMLWVKRHEPGTWDKTAHVLLPKDYALLQLTGELATDALSNIGLVGLDGNYALNIFDLVPGAVDRMAPLRSMTSLVGESRDRIPLAAATMDGWAGLVGAGACRENAFAYLSGTSEILGLSGHTVTHAPGVVVFAEREGLRLHAGPTQSGGASQQWFCDVAGMTIPEMARLVQDRPLSRAPLFLPQLAGERAPVWNADLRGAFLGLEAGMQSADFARAVYEGVALSARHVLSALEASGDTRAPCLTCAGGGFRSDIWGQIRSDVLDRPLQRLALGEAGVVGAACIAAVASGMSETLAEAHVPFSRTDKEWEPDPDRRAFYDELFEIYLEALKTTESLGKRLNALHP, from the coding sequence TTGGGAATTGATCTTGGGACGACCTCCGTCAAGGCCGGCGTTTTTGCGTCCGACGGCACGCAGCTTGCCGGGTTTGCCGAACGCTATCCGACACGCCGTCCTGCCCCGGGCATTTGCGAACAGGACCCTGCCGACTGGATAAGGCTCATTGAAGGGGCCATGGAACAGGTTCGCGCGGCCGGCCTCGCCGGTTCGGTGCGCTGCGCGGCATTGACCAGTCAGGTCAATACCCATGTGTTTATTGATCGGGACGGACACCCGCTCCGGCCTGCCATCCTCTGGCAGGACACGCGCGCAACAGAAGAAGCGCGGGAGTTGAACTCTCGCATGAGCGATGCTGAAAAGATTGCGATCCTCGGCGCGCCGATCCCGATTGATGCGTCTCATGCCCTGGCCCGGATGCTCTGGGTCAAGCGCCATGAGCCCGGGACATGGGACAAGACCGCCCATGTTCTGCTGCCGAAAGACTACGCGCTTCTTCAGTTGACCGGGGAACTTGCGACGGACGCCTTGTCGAATATCGGACTTGTCGGATTGGACGGGAACTACGCCCTGAATATCTTCGACCTTGTTCCCGGCGCAGTCGACCGCATGGCCCCGCTTCGTTCGATGACATCGCTCGTCGGCGAAAGCCGGGACCGTATCCCGCTTGCCGCGGCCACGATGGATGGTTGGGCCGGCCTGGTCGGGGCAGGGGCCTGCCGCGAAAATGCGTTCGCCTATCTCAGTGGCACCAGCGAGATCCTGGGGCTATCCGGTCACACCGTCACGCACGCACCGGGTGTCGTCGTTTTTGCAGAGCGGGAAGGCCTGCGGCTGCACGCCGGACCCACGCAGTCAGGCGGCGCCTCGCAGCAATGGTTTTGTGATGTCGCGGGAATGACCATCCCGGAGATGGCACGACTGGTTCAGGATCGGCCCCTGTCCCGCGCGCCGCTGTTTCTGCCGCAGTTGGCCGGCGAACGCGCGCCGGTCTGGAACGCAGATCTGCGCGGGGCGTTTCTGGGGCTGGAGGCCGGAATGCAGTCAGCCGATTTTGCGCGTGCAGTCTATGAGGGCGTCGCCTTGTCCGCCCGCCATGTCCTTTCCGCGCTTGAAGCCTCCGGCGATACACGCGCGCCTTGTCTGACCTGCGCGGGCGGCGGGTTCAGGTCCGACATCTGGGGCCAGATCCGCAGCGATGTCCTCGACCGGCCGCTGCAACGCCTCGCGCTTGGCGAAGCGGGCGTTGTCGGCGCAGCCTGTATCGCCGCGGTTGCCTCCGGCATGAGCGAAACACTCGCAGAGGCGCATGTGCCGTTTTCAAGAACCGACAAGGAATGGGAACCCGATCCTGACCGCAGGGCGTTCTATGACGAACTATTCGAAATCTATCTTGAGGCTCTGAAAACAACGGAAAGCCTCGGCAAACGATTGAATGCCCTGCACCCCTGA